The Mycolicibacterium flavescens genomic interval ACCTGAACTCGCGAATATCGTGGTCGACAATCAAACCGCGAAGCGATATCCGTCAGCCGGGGGCAGCAGGAGACCTCGCTCCTCCGCGAACGTCGTATGGCGCTATAGGCGAGCGCGCCTACGAATAGCGCTGAATGACCGGCAAACTCAGCCGACCGGCGTCGGTACGTATCGAGAATCGCCACCGAGTGGTGTGCGGCAAACGCTGCCGTTCTCAGACGCAAGTCCCAATCCTGGTAAACGACTACTCATTTCCGCAGAGAAGAAGGATCCACGATGAGTGATCTCGAAAACCGAGATTTTTTCACTGACCCCTCACTGGTGGCCGATCCGTACCCGTATTACGACGCGATCCGGTCGTGCCCGATTCGCAAGGAACCGCATCACGACGTCGTACTGGTCTCGGGCTATGACGAGTTTCTCGCGGTCTCTCGCGATGATCGGGAGACCTTCTCGACTTGCACGGTGGTAAGCGGACCGTTCTCGGGATTGCCGCCAACCTCTGGACTCGACGACATCAGCGACCTGATCGAGCAGTACCGGGGCACGATGCCATTACACGAGTATTTTGCGTCCTTCGATCCACCCAGGCATACGAATCACCGTGCCCTGTTGTCTCGACTGCTGACGCCGAGGCGCTTGAAGGAAAACGAGGAATTCCTCTGGCGTCTGGCCGACCGCACCATCGATTCGTTCATCGATCGCCAACGCTGCGAATTGGTTGAAGACTTCGGTACACCCTTCACAATGCTCGCGATCGCCGACCTTCTCGGTGTCCCAGAGAGCGATCGGGGCCGGTTCACTCGGGCGCCTGAGTTGGTTGGTGATATCCAGGGTGCAACAGACAAATTCATTGGCGTGAAAGAAGAATGGTTCGTCGAGTATATCGAGGACCGTAGGAGGAACCCTCGTGACGACGTTCTGACGAAGCTCGCGCAGGCGACATTCCCCGACGGCTCGATCCCGGATGCCCTCGACGTCGCTCGCGTCGCGGTGTTCCTCTTCGCCGCCGGCCAGGGTACGACTGTTGATCTGCTTACGGTCGCACTGAGGGCCCTCGCAGAGGATCCACAGCTGCAACAGCGGTTGAGAGATGATCGGGCACTCATCGGACCGTTCATCGAGGAGATGTTGAGACTGGAGAGCCCGGTGAAGTCGAATTTCCGACTCGCACGTAAACCAACGTCGGTCGCCGACTTCGGACTCGACGCAGGTACACACGTGATGGTCATGGTTGGTGCCGCTAACAGAGATCCCCGCCAATTCGAGGCACCCAACGAACTTCGACTCGATCGGGCAAACATTCGCGAACATGTTGCATTCGGCCGCGGGATCCATGCCTGCCCGGGCGCGCCCCTGGCGCGAATCGAAGCACGAGTCAGTCTCGAACGACTGCTCGACCGGCTAGGTGACATCCGAGTTGATGAGTCGGCACATGGAACAAAAGACGCGCGTTCCTATGACTGGGAGGCGTCATGGCTGTTACGCCGTTTGAAAACACTACATCTGGAGTTCACCTCGATCGACTAGCACCGTCAGAAGGCGCGGGTGATGTCA includes:
- a CDS encoding cytochrome P450 — encoded protein: MSDLENRDFFTDPSLVADPYPYYDAIRSCPIRKEPHHDVVLVSGYDEFLAVSRDDRETFSTCTVVSGPFSGLPPTSGLDDISDLIEQYRGTMPLHEYFASFDPPRHTNHRALLSRLLTPRRLKENEEFLWRLADRTIDSFIDRQRCELVEDFGTPFTMLAIADLLGVPESDRGRFTRAPELVGDIQGATDKFIGVKEEWFVEYIEDRRRNPRDDVLTKLAQATFPDGSIPDALDVARVAVFLFAAGQGTTVDLLTVALRALAEDPQLQQRLRDDRALIGPFIEEMLRLESPVKSNFRLARKPTSVADFGLDAGTHVMVMVGAANRDPRQFEAPNELRLDRANIREHVAFGRGIHACPGAPLARIEARVSLERLLDRLGDIRVDESAHGTKDARSYDWEASWLLRRLKTLHLEFTSID